GTGTATATGTATTCAGAAAAAATAGAATCTAAAACGAAGAAACCATGGAAACAAATACAACATTCAGACGTATCGTAACCGGACATAATACAGAAGGTAAAGCGATTATTATTTCAGATGAAGTTCCAACAAGAACTTATATGGTTGGCGGACCAAACGGAGCCAAATTTCATGAGGTTTGGAACACGAAACAAACTCCTGCTTTAATTGATGCTGTTTCTCAAGATCCTGAAGAAACCGGACTTATTCTGGGGCCTCCAAAACAGGGAACAAGAATACGAGTTATCGATTTTCCGCCAGAAGGTGATGAAATACGAAATCTTACCAAAGAACAAGCTGCTGAGCATTTTAAAACCATGAACGGTGAGCACGCTTCTAAAGCGGGCGGAAATGCACCTCATCCTTTAATGCATAAAACAGAAACGATTGATTACGGAATTGTTCTGGATGGCGAATTAACCTTAATTGTTGACGAAGGTGAAACCACAGCAAAAGCAGGAGATATTATTGTGCAAAGAGGTACAAATCATGCCTGGAGCAATAAATCAGGAAAAGTATGCCGTGTTGTCTTCATCTTAATTGACGGGCAATTTGAAGAAAACCTTCGTTAAACCTAAACAAAATAGTATGCGAGTAAATCCTATAAACCCAGAAACAATGAACGAAGAAGTTCGATATGTACATGATGAAATTTTTAAACTCATTACAAACAGTCAGGGACCGGTTTCAATGATTAACGATGAAGGTGCTCTAACCGGTCCTTTTCCTCCCATGCTGCGTTTTCCTCAATTCGGAATTACGGCTTTAAGCTTTGTGCGTTCATTAGATAATCATGCATCGCTTCCTAAAAAAGTTCGGGAAGTGGCCATTCTTACGGTTGGTGCCGCTTTTGGCGCACGATTCGAATTGTATGCACACGAAATCATGGCCAGACATTTTGGTTTTTCTGCAGCAGCAATAGCATCACTGGCATCGGGAATTCGTCCGGCTGAGTTAAATCACGAAGAAGCCATCGCTTATGAAATCGCTTCTGTTTTAACAAAAGGGAGAATTATTCCAGACTCTGCTTATAATCTCGCAAAAGAAA
The sequence above is a segment of the Flavobacterium sp. genome. Coding sequences within it:
- a CDS encoding cupin domain-containing protein, coding for METNTTFRRIVTGHNTEGKAIIISDEVPTRTYMVGGPNGAKFHEVWNTKQTPALIDAVSQDPEETGLILGPPKQGTRIRVIDFPPEGDEIRNLTKEQAAEHFKTMNGEHASKAGGNAPHPLMHKTETIDYGIVLDGELTLIVDEGETTAKAGDIIVQRGTNHAWSNKSGKVCRVVFILIDGQFEENLR